A genomic segment from Actinomyces lilanjuaniae encodes:
- a CDS encoding L-ribulose-5-phosphate 4-epimerase: protein MSSQSSPSPSPSSPPSSPSRSSQPQRPVPVLSELDPALREAVAATREVVAALHAELPRWGLVVWTAGNVSQRVVVDRGSGPEKTDLFVIKPSGVSYDELSADTMVVCTLEGDKIEDGTPARLTPSSDTAAHAYVYRHMDHVGGVVHTHSTYATAWAARREPIPCVLTMMADEFGGDVPVGPFALIGDDSIGRGIVETLSGSRSPAVLMANHGPFTIGRDARAAVKAAVMCEEVARTVHVARQGGEVVSIAADQVERLNNRYQNVYGQR from the coding sequence ATGTCGTCTCAGTCATCCCCGTCGCCGTCCCCCTCGTCACCCCCGTCGTCACCGTCCCGGTCGTCTCAGCCGCAGCGGCCCGTCCCCGTGCTGTCCGAGCTGGACCCGGCTCTTCGGGAGGCCGTCGCCGCCACCCGGGAGGTTGTCGCCGCTCTTCACGCCGAGCTGCCCCGGTGGGGGCTGGTCGTGTGGACAGCGGGCAACGTCTCCCAGCGTGTCGTTGTGGACCGTGGCAGCGGCCCGGAGAAGACCGACCTGTTTGTCATCAAGCCCTCCGGTGTGTCCTATGACGAGCTGAGCGCGGACACCATGGTGGTGTGCACCTTGGAAGGGGACAAGATTGAGGACGGCACGCCAGCCAGGCTCACGCCCTCCTCGGACACGGCCGCCCACGCCTACGTCTACCGGCACATGGACCACGTGGGAGGGGTTGTGCACACCCACTCCACCTACGCCACCGCCTGGGCCGCGCGCCGGGAGCCGATTCCCTGTGTCCTGACGATGATGGCTGACGAGTTCGGCGGGGACGTCCCTGTGGGTCCTTTTGCTCTCATCGGTGACGACTCCATCGGCCGGGGCATCGTGGAGACCCTGAGCGGGTCACGGTCCCCGGCGGTGCTCATGGCCAACCACGGTCCTTTTACGATCGGCAGGGACGCGCGTGCTGCGGTCAAGGCTGCTGTCATGTGCGAGGAGGTCGCCCGCACCGTCCACGTCGCCCGTCAGGGCGGGGAGGTCGTGTCTATCGCGGCTGATCAGGTCGAGCGTCTCAACAACCGCTACCAGAACGTCTACGGCCAGCGCTGA
- the dhaM gene encoding dihydroxyacetone kinase phosphoryl donor subunit DhaM codes for MLVSHSQVLAQDTLNLARQLVSSVETEVAVAAGLSDGGLGTDSAAVAAAVERVAAVSSGVLVLVDLGSAVMSADSALELVAPEVAARTRISSAPFLEGTIGAYAAAGIGRDLDSVTAEAESAAISKATQVSQLDRR; via the coding sequence GTGCTGGTCTCGCATTCACAGGTGCTGGCCCAAGACACGTTGAACCTGGCACGTCAGCTGGTCTCCTCCGTTGAGACTGAGGTGGCGGTCGCTGCCGGGCTGTCAGACGGTGGCCTCGGGACGGACTCGGCTGCAGTGGCTGCTGCGGTGGAACGAGTCGCTGCCGTCAGCAGCGGGGTCCTTGTCCTCGTTGACCTGGGCAGCGCCGTGATGAGTGCAGACTCCGCCCTCGAGCTGGTGGCGCCTGAGGTGGCGGCTCGTACGCGGATCTCCTCCGCGCCGTTCCTGGAAGGCACGATCGGCGCCTACGCCGCGGCAGGGATAGGCCGCGACCTGGACTCTGTGACCGCCGAGGCGGAGTCTGCGGCGATAAGCAAGGCGACCCAGGTGAGTCAGCTCGACAGGCGGTAG